In Azotosporobacter soli, one DNA window encodes the following:
- a CDS encoding diguanylate cyclase domain-containing protein gives MDMCLNSLLESLLGKIDGGIILLDAELKICHWNAWLERMSGVAGETARRKMLAEVWPSFGERFYLQALQNALLKGQSRFWAGQLHGDLCSSLAATSEEKVYNIRIEPLSHCEAQFILLQVSDVTLQTKRIAQLQYGIRKLAADYEEDKLLNARRNGFFDPLTGLHSRALLEERIDYVLAQAARGEQKVGLLCLKLPDFQMLTQEKGAIFMERILREAARRLECCVRKSDTLARWDEDEFVLLLSHIKRSADAGVVAENILRAFKPVWRLEKERLKIKAALGIRIFPDQAEAAQELLDKARAEMLADTRQYEVVE, from the coding sequence ATGGATATGTGCTTGAATAGTTTGCTGGAAAGTCTGCTGGGGAAAATCGACGGCGGAATCATACTGCTCGACGCAGAACTGAAAATTTGTCACTGGAATGCCTGGCTGGAACGGATGAGCGGCGTTGCGGGCGAAACGGCGAGGCGAAAAATGCTGGCCGAAGTGTGGCCGTCTTTTGGCGAGCGTTTTTACCTGCAAGCGCTGCAAAATGCGTTGCTGAAAGGGCAGAGTCGTTTTTGGGCCGGGCAGTTGCACGGCGATTTGTGCAGCAGTCTTGCGGCAACGAGTGAAGAAAAAGTGTACAATATCCGGATCGAACCCTTGTCGCACTGCGAAGCGCAGTTTATTCTGCTGCAGGTTTCGGATGTGACGCTGCAAACGAAACGGATAGCTCAGCTGCAATACGGCATCCGGAAACTGGCGGCCGATTATGAGGAAGACAAACTGCTGAATGCAAGACGGAACGGTTTTTTTGACCCGCTTACCGGGTTGCATAGCCGTGCGTTATTGGAAGAGAGAATAGATTATGTGTTGGCGCAGGCTGCGCGCGGCGAACAAAAAGTGGGCCTGCTTTGCCTTAAGCTGCCGGATTTTCAAATGCTGACGCAAGAGAAAGGCGCGATATTCATGGAGCGGATCTTGCGGGAAGCGGCGCGCCGACTGGAGTGTTGCGTAAGAAAAAGCGATACGCTGGCCCGCTGGGATGAGGATGAATTTGTTTTACTGCTTTCACATATCAAGCGCAGTGCGGATGCCGGTGTGGTGGCGGAAAATATTTTGCGGGCGTTCAAACCGGTGTGGCGTTTAGAAAAAGAGCGGCTGAAGATAAAAGCGGCGCTTGGCATTCGCATTTTCCCGGATCAGGCCGAGGCGGCACAGGAGCTTTTAGACAAGGCGCGCGCGGAGATGCTTGCCGACACACGGCAATATGAGGTGGTCGAGTAA
- a CDS encoding helix-turn-helix domain-containing protein: MKAEKSSDAMRYEVQLKELREENRRLQDLVTSSEEQVTARVTQDMVQRFREFAQAMPDFSMILAEQGRVLEIFGPKQAWLTGRQETDGEMSLENLMPEESVRWLLERSAAALNGDGVQQGEVSLVLGGVMRTLALRVAAMSYTMAGQRTVAVTFQDVTDRIRLRKMVQNAYDRRRRSEFFRELLQGRYKAESDLYAQCWRLGIDAQRTFIPIVGKIVQLPEGKTHTASELEQQLLLEEIVEALTAGQEDWISWTNGDTIGLLYYGESSEAAQASLLTLESRLKGQFEGVLLAWGISECLNGLLQLPSQYEQAHAAAIFNRQYQVGGITHYQELGMDQILLSLQDSEIKRAFIQRQLGPLLEYDERKGTELVGTLAEILRNGNLKLVADHLFLHHKTVVFRKKRIEELLKCSLDSFETRMALVTALKLLRLADPGKK; this comes from the coding sequence ATGAAAGCAGAAAAAAGTAGCGATGCGATGCGCTATGAAGTGCAGCTGAAAGAGTTGCGTGAAGAGAATAGACGCTTGCAGGACTTGGTTACCTCCAGTGAAGAGCAGGTGACGGCGCGCGTAACGCAGGATATGGTGCAGCGCTTTCGTGAATTTGCGCAGGCGATGCCAGACTTCAGTATGATTCTTGCTGAACAGGGCCGCGTGCTGGAAATTTTCGGTCCGAAGCAGGCATGGCTGACGGGCAGACAAGAGACAGACGGCGAAATGAGCTTAGAGAATCTGATGCCGGAAGAGAGCGTGAGGTGGCTGTTGGAGCGCAGCGCAGCCGCATTGAACGGTGACGGCGTACAGCAGGGCGAGGTCAGTCTTGTTTTAGGCGGCGTAATGCGAACCTTGGCGCTGCGCGTTGCGGCGATGAGTTATACGATGGCGGGGCAGCGCACCGTTGCCGTTACGTTCCAGGATGTGACGGACCGGATTCGCCTGCGCAAAATGGTGCAAAATGCCTACGACAGAAGACGGCGCAGTGAATTTTTCCGTGAATTGCTGCAGGGACGTTATAAGGCAGAAAGTGATTTATACGCGCAGTGCTGGCGTCTTGGCATTGATGCGCAGCGCACCTTTATTCCAATCGTCGGGAAAATCGTGCAGCTGCCGGAAGGAAAGACGCACACGGCCAGTGAGCTTGAACAGCAGTTGCTTCTGGAAGAAATTGTGGAAGCGCTGACCGCGGGGCAGGAAGATTGGATCAGCTGGACAAACGGCGATACAATCGGACTTCTGTACTACGGCGAATCGAGCGAGGCAGCGCAAGCATCTCTCCTGACACTGGAGAGTCGTTTGAAAGGGCAATTTGAGGGCGTTTTGTTGGCTTGGGGAATCAGTGAATGTCTAAATGGTTTGCTGCAACTGCCGAGTCAATATGAGCAGGCGCATGCCGCAGCCATTTTCAATCGCCAGTATCAAGTCGGCGGAATCACGCATTATCAGGAACTGGGCATGGATCAGATCCTGCTATCCTTGCAGGATAGCGAAATAAAGCGTGCTTTTATTCAGCGTCAGTTGGGGCCGCTGCTTGAATATGACGAGCGTAAGGGCACAGAGCTGGTCGGCACGCTGGCGGAGATATTGCGGAACGGCAATCTGAAACTGGTTGCAGATCATCTTTTTTTACATCATAAGACTGTTGTGTTTCGTAAAAAGAGAATCGAAGAGTTGCTGAAGTGTTCGCTTGACTCGTTTGAAACACGGATGGCGTTGGTGACCGCGCTGAAACTTTTGCGTTTGGCTGATCCGGGAAAAAAATAG